In the genome of Bacillus horti, the window GCTGTTGTTGAGGATGGAAAAACGATATTATCCAATATTGTAGCTACACAAATGGACGTCCACAAACGCTTTGGGGGCGTTGTCCCTGAAGTTGCTTCAAGAGCCCATGTGGAACAGATGACCATCGTGATAGAGGAGGCATTACAGCAGGCGAATCGTACAATTGAACAGGTGGATGCAATTGCTGTTACGAAAGGACCGGGATTAGTTGGTGCTCTTCTGATAGGTGTTGCTGCGGCAAAGGCACTTTCCTTTGCCCACGGTATTCCACTTATCGGTGTTCATCATATAGCTGGTCATATTTATGCAAATCGGCTAGTTGAAGAGCTAGAGTTTCCATGTCTAGCTTTAGTCGTGTCAGGAGGGCATACTGAAATTATCCTGATGAAGGAGCATGGGAGCTATGAAACATTAGGTGAGACTAGGGATGATGCAGCCGGAGAAGCTTACGACAAGGTAGCCCGGGCTTTAGAGCTTCCCTACCCAGGAGGTCCACATATTGATAAACTAGCTCAGCAGGGGAAAGCGACAATCCCTTTTCCTCGCTCCTGGCTAGAGCCCGATTCTTATGACTTCAGCTTTAGTGGATTGAAGTCAGCGGTGCTTAATCATCTGCACAATACTCGTCAGCGTGGGGAGCAGATAATAAAGGAAGAAGTTGCTGCTAGCTTTCAAGAAAGTGTGGTAGACGTGCTAGTGACCAAAACAATGAAGGCTGCTCAACAGTATGGGGTCAAACAAATCCTACTAGCGGGTGGAGTAGCAGCAAACCAAGGATTACGTAGTCAGTTATCCACAACCTGTCAACAACAGGGCTATCCTTTGATAATCCCTCCTATGTCACTATGTACCGACAATGCAGCAATGATTGCAGCAGCAGGATATATTGAATGGGAAAAAGGAACGCGTGATCAAATGGGTCTTAATGCTTATCCGGGACTTGATTTGTAGCAGTTTTTAGTTCTATACACATACTTATACACACTTTGTTAACAACCTGTGGATAATACATCCTCAGGTTGTTATTTTTGTGGATAAGAACTGAGAGAGTATGAATACTCTTTTCCCAAGGTACACTAAGCTGTGAGTAATCATGTTAGTAATTCTTGTAGCGCCATGTGTAAAATAATCAAATAATAATATATGAAAGCATAGATTGCCCTATAATACGGTGGAAGGAAGGGGAAGAGCGGATGAGTCAACCATTCAAAAGATTATATAGATCATGCAAGCTTTGGAAGGTAACTCTTGCTAATCTAGTTCTTTTAGTTGTGATGGTTCTATTCTCTCCTTATAGCCTTGCTTTAAGTGAATCGCCGATAAATATAGAACTAGTCCAACAGGAAAGCTTTGAGCGGAGCCAGATACACTCTAGCAGTAAAGACAATCACCTCTTACTTATTCTTCTCCCTGGTTTATCCATGGAGAATATGGATTTATTAACTCCTTGGCTTCCAGATAAAATATTAGAACATGGTCAGCTAGGAGCCATGACCCTACGAACAGCTAGTGGTTTAAACAATCAGCATACGTTAGTGACCTTATCGACGGGACAGTATGAAAGGCTTGTAGGGGGGTGGAATGCATTTCATATTAATGAGCAGTTAGAGGATGGATTAACGGCAGGTCAAAGCTACACACAACGGAGTGGAAGGAATCCTATGGGGCCAATTGTCCATCCCTTGCTTTATAAGTGGCAAAATGAATGGGAAGAGGAGCAGAATTACCGACAACAGCCTGAATGGCTTGGAGAGCTCCTCCAAGAGCAAGGAGTTTACACGGTAGCTTTCGGAAACAGTGATATTGGGGAAACGAAAAAAAGGCGGGCTCCTATGCTAGTGATGAATAAAGAAGGGCAAGCACAGGGGCTAGTTTCAAAAGAAATTCTGCAATTCACCCCGTCATTTCCCACAGGATATCGCTCGGATTGGGGAAAGCTTCAGGAAGCCATTGATAGAGTATGGCAGGAGCACTCCTCAACATTTACCGTTGTAGAGCTTGGAGACATAGAAAGAATGAATTCAATGTTTAAGGAAATGGAAAAAAATCATTTTCAAGAAGTGATGCAGCAATGGTGCTTTGAACTGGGACAGTGGCTACAAGCCCTACTGAACAAAGAGGCTATCCAGCCATCTATTATGCTGGTCTCTCCATGGGTTTCTGCAGAAGCACAAGAGGGAGGGCGTTTATTGGCGCCCATTCTTTTTTGGGAGCAAGAGCAGCCCTCAGGTTTATTAACATCAATAACCACGAAACAGACCGGGATTGTGACAAACCTAGATATGGCACCAACTATTTTAGCTAAGTTTAATGTACAAAAACCTTTAGGGATGGTTGGGCAGCCGATAGAATCGATAAGCGCCAAACGGTCATCGGATTCATTAGTTCAATCATTAGAAAAGCTTCAGGAATCAGGAAAGTTAAGTCAACCCTTTGATGCGGGTGAAGAACTACATAGTGAGAAGATATATATAAACGATTGGAAATCTGATCTATCTTATATGTTCACTATCTATGATAAAAGAAGGTCGGTTATTACCACCTTTTTAACGACTGTCATATTAACTCTTCTTGCTTCAACAGCGTACTGGTGGTTCTATCGTTATGCTCATGGAGCAAAAGTATTACAATGGGTGGTAGGAGCAATTTTACTATCTCCTCTGTTTTTCCTGTGGTTTACGCCACTCATTCAATATATGAATGAACATTTGTGGATCAGTATTCTATTTGCTAGCGCTTTATGCACAAGCTTCATCTTATACAGATTACTATCTCCCTCTATATGTATGGCTGCTATTTGCTTGTTGAATGCGACTGCTTTAGGCTGGGATATCGTACAGGGAAGTGAATGGATGAAGCGATCATTCTTAGGCTATGATGCTATAATTGGAGCGCGATTCTACGGTATTGGAAATGAATACGCTGGAATCTTGTTAGGAGCCTCTATTATGGGAGTAACATCCTTATATGCTGGATTGTCTAAAAGGTTGGAAAGAAGGTTAGAGAAAAAGTGGATATACCTCATCCTGACAAGCGTGGGTTATCTCATTCTGTTGTTTCTAGTTGGAGCGCCTTCTTTTGGTACGAATGCTGGGGCAACCTTAGCTTTTCTTATTACCTTCCCCGTCGCACAGCTTCTCCTTTTTCAATATAGAGTCAAACTAAAGCAAATCATGATCATTGGGAGCTGCTTTCTTGGTGGGTTTGTCTTATTTATTTTCATGCATTTACAAGGGGAGCATACTCATGTTAACACTTTGCTCCAAGCTTTGCTACAAGGAGAGTGGGGAATACTCTTTGAGATGATTAACCGCAAATGGAGCATGAATATGAAGCTTATCAAAGTTTCACTATGGGGCAAGGTTTTTGTAACGAGTTTATTTGTCATGCTGTTCTTTTTCTTTAGAGATAGGAAAACAGAAGAAGATAAAGGAGAGCAGGAAATATGGCTGAATGGCTTTCGAGCTATTATTTTGGGAGCTATCTTACTTTTGCTGATTAATGATTCTGGAATTGTGGCTGCCGCTACGACGATGCTCTATGTGACCTTTCCTTTGATTTATTTAAAGCTGAATGAAAAGCTAGAAGGCATGCAGCAAAAAGAGTAATGAAGCAGGAACGAAGTAAAAAGTGCTATAAATCAAAGCAAGAAACGAAGTGAGAAGTGTATCAAGAACTAGAGCTAGCACATGACAAGAACCAGAGCAAAAGAGGAATAGGACTCTCGTTCACTGATGAAACGAGAGTCCTGTATATGCTTGTTTATGCTCTTATCTCGTTCTTTCTGTCTTAATCCTGATTCAATGCGGCCTCAAGCTCTTCCCAATCTGCATAGGTTTTTTCAAGCTTTTGCTTCGCTTCATCTAATTCATCTTGAATAGCCATGACTCGCTCATGATCCTGATAGACCTCAGGGTCACAGAGCTGTTCCTCATGCTGCTGAATCTGCTTTTCCAACGCTTCTATTTCTACCTCAGCCTGCTCAAGCTTACGAGTAAGCTGTCTTTCAAGCTTCTTTCGTTCTTTCGCTTCCTCGTAGGCTTCCTTATCACTTTGCCCCTTGGACGAATCGGTAGAGCCGTCCTTAGAGGAGCTTGCGAAAGAAGAAGGCTGAGAGGCAGCGGCCGCCAGCTCAATTTCCTTCAGTTCTTTTTTCTTCTCTACATAGTAGTTATAATCTCCTAAGTACAGCTTCACACCTGTCGGATTCAGCTCTAAAACTTTGGTAGCGATTCGATTTAGGAAATATCGATCATGGGAAACAAACAGGATCGTTCCAGGGTAATTGACAAGACTCTGCTCTAATACCTCTTTACTATAGATATCTAAGTGGTTGGTAGGCTCATCTAACACAAGAAGATTTGCTTTGATTAGCATAAGTCTGGCTAGCGCTAAGCGCGCTTTTTCCCCACCAGACAGCTCCCTGACGATCTTATTAACATCCTCGCCGGTGAATAGGAATTGACCTAACAGACCTCGAACATCTCGTTCAAGCATATGAGGGTAATCATCCCAAATTTCTTGTAGAACAGACTTAGATGGATTAAGCTGTTGCTGCTCCTGTTCATAAAAAGCAACGGAAACGTTAGTCCCTTTTTGCATCGTTCCTGCTAAGGCCTTCTGCTGACCAAGTATCGTTTTTAATAAAGTAGACTTTCCTATACCGTTAGGACCAACAATGGCAATGGAGTCTTCACGAAACGCCTGAAAGGATATATTTTGAGATAATGGGGCGTAGCCCTCATAACCGATAGCAAGCTCTTCCACCTTTAGCACGTCATTGCCGCTTTGACGATCAATATCGAAGGAGAAGGAGGTTCGTTTCAAATCTCCATCGGGTTGGTCCATTCGCTCCATTCTCTCCAATGCCTTCCGCCTGCTTTGGGCTCTTTTCGTCGTAGAGGCACGGGCTAAATTTCGCTGGACAAAGTCCTCCATTTGGTTAATCTCTTTTTGCTGCTTGCGGAACATTTTCATTTGCTGCTCATAGTTGGCCGCTTTTTGTTCGAGAAAGTGGTCATAATTCCCGTGGTATTTTGTAGCTTTATGCCGTTCAATTTCATAGATTACATTCACTAAGGCGTTTAGAAAATAACGATCATGGGAGACAATCAGTATACCGCCCTGATAGCTTTGCAAATGCTGCTCTAGCCAAGCCATTGTCTCTAAATCTAAATAGTTGGTCGGCTCGTCCAGAATGAGTACATCTGGCTTCTGAAGAAGAAGCTTAGCTAACGCTAGCCTAGTTTTTTGCCCCCCACTTAAAGAAGACACAGGATCATTATAATTTTTATCCGAAAAACCAAAGCCATGGAGCACGTTTCGAATTAAAGCCTCGTACTGGTAGCCATCATTCAGCTTAAATGCTTCACTAATTCTGGCATAGTCCGCCATAATTTTTTCATAAACAGTGGTTTGCTCGATGACCTGTGGATCAGAAAGCTTTTGCTCTAAGTCTCGCAGCTCCTTCTCCTGTTCAATAACCTCACGAAAAACACGCTTCATCTCATCCCAAATGGAAAGCTCTGATTCAAGCCCACTCGTTTGAGAGAGATAGCCGATGGTCGCGTCCTTCGCCTTCATTATCTCACCTTCATTAAAGCTCATTTCTCCAATTAGAATTTTGATTAGGGTAGATTTTCCTGCTCCGTTTACGCCAACGAGCCCCACTCGTTCTCCCTTGCGAATCTCTAGCTGTATATTTGATAAAATGGGGGTTACCCCAAATGATTTAGATATATTATGCGCTTGTAATAGTATCACTAGTTTTCACCTCTGATTTCTCCCTTTAGTGTAACCTAGGTATGTAGTTGCTTCAACTATGATAAGAAAAACTTGGCTTATCGTAAATTCATGGTGAAAGCCTAGTTTCTCTAGCACATTATCTACCTCTAAATGTATTCAGATCGTATAAAATTCACAAATTTATCATTTGTCCTTAAAAGAGGACAAGACATCGTTTGTGAAATCGTGTACAATAATGACAGATCCATTTCAAGGAGGAAATCAGGTGGATTCATTTACACATTTTAATGAGCAGGGCCGAGCCAAAATGGTCGATATCTCAGAAAAAAAACAGACATCTAGATCGGCAGTGGCCGTTACTCAGGTTAAGATGACGAAGCTTGCCTTCGATCAGGTACAGGCTGGTAAGGTGGGTAAAGGAGACGTGTTGGCAGTGGCGCAGGTTGCTGCGATTATGGCGGCCAAACAAACCTCAAACATCGTGCCGATGTGCCATCCGTTATCGTTAACGGGTGTAGATATTCGCTTTGATCTAGAGGCTACCGATCAGGAAGGGCTGATCAAGGTTGAAGCAGAGGTCAAAACAACAGGTAAAACAGGTGTGGAGATGGAAGCGTTAACGGCAGCGTCCGTATGTGCTCTAACGATTTATGACATGTGCAAGGCTATAGATAAAGACATGGTCATTGGACCTACTTATGTAACGTCTAAAACGGGTGGGAAAAGTGGAGACTACCATAGAAATCCAACAAAAGGGGGAGCCTAAGGGAATGTGGAAGGTTGCTTTAATTACAGCAAGTAACAGTGCTTCAAGAGGAGAGAAAGAGGACGACAGTGGCCCGGTTATTCAGGAGCTGATTCAAAGAGAGTTGTCCTGTGAAGTGATGGGATATCGTGTGCTCCCGGATTGTATAGAAACATTAAAGGAAAACATGATTGAGCTCATTGATCGACATAAAGCAGATTTGCTCATTACCATAGGTGGGACTAGTGTAAGTCCCGAGGATGTAACTCCAGAAGCAACCCGTCAAGTGATTGACCGTGCCATTCCTGGAATGGCTGAGGAAATGAGACGTAAAGCACTTGAGTTAACAAGATACGCAATGCTTACTCGTGCTCTTTGTGGAACAAGAGGGAACGCGTTAATTATTAACTTGCCAGGAACTGCTCAGGCAGCGAAATACTGCTTAGAGTCTGTGATGGATCAGTTAGATAACGCCTTATTGATTCTACACGGAAAGAAACGTGAGGTATTAAATTTGGGAGGCGAAAGTGAATGAAACATCAGCCTATTCCCCAAGCAACGGCGAAGAGGCTGCCTTTATACTATCGCTTTTTAGAGAACTTATATAAAACAGGAAAGCAGAGAGTATCTTCGACTGAGCTTAGTGAAGCTGTAAAAGTTGATGCAGCAACTATTCGTAGAGATTTTTCTTGCTTTGGTGCACTAGGGAAAAAGGGCTACGGATACAATGTGAGTTACCTTCTTCAATTTTTTAGGCAGATTTTAAGTCAGGATCATGAAGCAAAGGTGGCCTTAATTGGAGTTGGAAATTTAGGAACGGCTCTGTTAAACTATAACTTTCAGAAGAATAATAATATCAAGATTGACCGAGCTTATGATGTGAACCCGGACAAAATTGGGCAGACTATAAGCGATGTGCAAGTTTACGCTATAGATGATATAACAAAAGGGAGTCTAAATGATTACGAAATCGCTATTCTAACGGTTCCCGCTCCAGTGGCTCAGAAGACAACAGATCAGCTGATTGAAGCAGGTATTCAAGGGATTTTGAATTTTACGCCAGCTAGATTAGATGTTCCAGAGGATATTCGAGTTCATCACATTGATTTATCTGTTGAGCTACAATCCTTATTATACTTTTTGAAGCATTATCCTAATGAAGAAGGGGTCAGCCCTACCGGAGGTGAATAACTATGGGACCAATTGGACCAGTCAGTCTAGTCTTAATTATTTTAGCAGCGTTATTAATTTTCGGACCAAGCAAGCTTCCTGAGCTAGGAAAAGCGTTTGGTAAAACACTTCGCGAGTTCAAGAATGCAACAAACGGCTTAGCGGATGACGACACAAAAAAAGTTGACTCAGATAATGATCAACCGAATGAAACTAAACAAGGCTGATAATAGATCGAATGCCGTCTATTCATAGCTCAGTTTTTACAAGGTACACAGAGGCTATAGATACAACGTGATAATGAAAATTTAGTCGTAAGGAAGGATTATGCATGGCAAAACAAACGCAAATGACCATGTGGGATCATATAGGAGAGCTAAGAAAACGTCTAATCTATGTGTTGATCGTTTTCGTTGTCTCCATGCTAATCGGTTTTTTCTTCGCAGAGGAAGCCGTTTCTTTTTTGAAGGCACAGGTAGCGGACCAGCTAGAATTAGCTGTTTTTTCACCGACGGATGCTTTTAAGGTTTATCTACAATTTGCTATAGCGGTAGCATTGATTATAACCTTACCGTTTGTGCTGTATCATATTTGGGCATTTGTCCGCCCAGGTTTAACAAGTCAAGAGAGAAAGCTGACTCTAAGCTATATTCCAGGTGGAGCTGTACTCTTTTTAATGGGATTATCCTTTGGGTACTTTCTGTTATTTCCCTTTGTCCTAAGCTTTATGACCGGTATTGCGACACAACTCGGGGCAAATGAATTATATGGAATGGCTCAATATTTTGGCTTTTTATTTGCTTTAGTGATTCCCTTCGGATTCATCTTTCAAATGCCTTTGATTATCTTGTTTTTAACTAGCTTAGGGATTATTACACCAATA includes:
- the moaC gene encoding cyclic pyranopterin monophosphate synthase MoaC → MDSFTHFNEQGRAKMVDISEKKQTSRSAVAVTQVKMTKLAFDQVQAGKVGKGDVLAVAQVAAIMAAKQTSNIVPMCHPLSLTGVDIRFDLEATDQEGLIKVEAEVKTTGKTGVEMEALTAASVCALTIYDMCKAIDKDMVIGPTYVTSKTGGKSGDYHRNPTKGGA
- a CDS encoding MogA/MoaB family molybdenum cofactor biosynthesis protein, whose product is MWKVALITASNSASRGEKEDDSGPVIQELIQRELSCEVMGYRVLPDCIETLKENMIELIDRHKADLLITIGGTSVSPEDVTPEATRQVIDRAIPGMAEEMRRKALELTRYAMLTRALCGTRGNALIINLPGTAQAAKYCLESVMDQLDNALLILHGKKREVLNLGGESE
- the tatC gene encoding twin-arginine translocase subunit TatC, with translation MAKQTQMTMWDHIGELRKRLIYVLIVFVVSMLIGFFFAEEAVSFLKAQVADQLELAVFSPTDAFKVYLQFAIAVALIITLPFVLYHIWAFVRPGLTSQERKLTLSYIPGGAVLFLMGLSFGYFLLFPFVLSFMTGIATQLGANELYGMAQYFGFLFALVIPFGFIFQMPLIILFLTSLGIITPIFLRKIRKFAYFALFVLAAVITPPELLSHLLVTLPLILLYEISIWFSSVAYRRVLKNKEQAYDQ
- the tsaD gene encoding tRNA (adenosine(37)-N6)-threonylcarbamoyltransferase complex transferase subunit TsaD, whose amino-acid sequence is MRQKSYQEVKQQTNPEEIQQINQSDQSSQQKIKPSICILGIETSCDETAVAVVEDGKTILSNIVATQMDVHKRFGGVVPEVASRAHVEQMTIVIEEALQQANRTIEQVDAIAVTKGPGLVGALLIGVAAAKALSFAHGIPLIGVHHIAGHIYANRLVEELEFPCLALVVSGGHTEIILMKEHGSYETLGETRDDAAGEAYDKVARALELPYPGGPHIDKLAQQGKATIPFPRSWLEPDSYDFSFSGLKSAVLNHLHNTRQRGEQIIKEEVAASFQESVVDVLVTKTMKAAQQYGVKQILLAGGVAANQGLRSQLSTTCQQQGYPLIIPPMSLCTDNAAMIAAAGYIEWEKGTRDQMGLNAYPGLDL
- a CDS encoding twin-arginine translocase TatA/TatE family subunit; this translates as MGPIGPVSLVLIILAALLIFGPSKLPELGKAFGKTLREFKNATNGLADDDTKKVDSDNDQPNETKQG
- a CDS encoding ABC-F family ATP-binding cassette domain-containing protein; protein product: MILLQAHNISKSFGVTPILSNIQLEIRKGERVGLVGVNGAGKSTLIKILIGEMSFNEGEIMKAKDATIGYLSQTSGLESELSIWDEMKRVFREVIEQEKELRDLEQKLSDPQVIEQTTVYEKIMADYARISEAFKLNDGYQYEALIRNVLHGFGFSDKNYNDPVSSLSGGQKTRLALAKLLLQKPDVLILDEPTNYLDLETMAWLEQHLQSYQGGILIVSHDRYFLNALVNVIYEIERHKATKYHGNYDHFLEQKAANYEQQMKMFRKQQKEINQMEDFVQRNLARASTTKRAQSRRKALERMERMDQPDGDLKRTSFSFDIDRQSGNDVLKVEELAIGYEGYAPLSQNISFQAFREDSIAIVGPNGIGKSTLLKTILGQQKALAGTMQKGTNVSVAFYEQEQQQLNPSKSVLQEIWDDYPHMLERDVRGLLGQFLFTGEDVNKIVRELSGGEKARLALARLMLIKANLLVLDEPTNHLDIYSKEVLEQSLVNYPGTILFVSHDRYFLNRIATKVLELNPTGVKLYLGDYNYYVEKKKELKEIELAAAASQPSSFASSSKDGSTDSSKGQSDKEAYEEAKERKKLERQLTRKLEQAEVEIEALEKQIQQHEEQLCDPEVYQDHERVMAIQDELDEAKQKLEKTYADWEELEAALNQD
- a CDS encoding redox-sensing transcriptional repressor Rex; the protein is MKHQPIPQATAKRLPLYYRFLENLYKTGKQRVSSTELSEAVKVDAATIRRDFSCFGALGKKGYGYNVSYLLQFFRQILSQDHEAKVALIGVGNLGTALLNYNFQKNNNIKIDRAYDVNPDKIGQTISDVQVYAIDDITKGSLNDYEIAILTVPAPVAQKTTDQLIEAGIQGILNFTPARLDVPEDIRVHHIDLSVELQSLLYFLKHYPNEEGVSPTGGE